In Phyllopteryx taeniolatus isolate TA_2022b chromosome 5, UOR_Ptae_1.2, whole genome shotgun sequence, the DNA window AAAatcatcaatttatgtttgtggattttctgcactgtcaatttgaaataatgtcctgttttttaataaagtgatGGAACCGTtttaaaagttttgtttaaatCCGATCATCAATTAATCATgaaataatcgacagattaaGTGATTATTAAAATTATCGTCAGTTGCAGCCCTAGTTGCGCCATCTACTCAGGAAAACATAAACACTTTCCTCTAATAGATGCTGTGTCCTATTTGTCGTCGGACGCAACGTCCACTTAACTCAACGTTAAAATAGATGCCGCACAACAATGAATCCTCCAGGTGAGTCATTATGCTTCAAACAACTAAACTCAAATAAACGCCTCCTTCAAGCAAGCCCAAATGTACCGTAGCTGCGTGGGGTAGAGCTCCGTGCCCACGACGTCCAGAGCGTTCCAGGTGATGACGGACACGCCGCTGAACAAACAGGACAACACCAGACTTTGTGTTTTGGTCTGCACCACGTAGATGAGGAACACGCTGAGGCTGGACATCAGCAGGCTGCCCGCTGCGAgcgaacacgcacacacacacacacacacacgaggtcAACGTCAAACAGaatcaagaaaaataaagtgctgaaGCCGCGGCGTTCCTCACAGAGCAGCAGCTTCCCTCCAACGTTGTCAATGACCAGAATGGTGAAGATGTTGCCGGGAAGGTTGGCGGCGGCGATGAAGAAGCCCTCCTCGTACACTGGCGAGGAAAACGGCTGCCAGTGAAACACGACTAAAAACAACCCACGGTGACTACTCACCAAGACACAGTGGAACGCAATTTAATCCTACTTCAAATCAAATTTtcccatcaaaataaaacaaaaagtcaaaaaagatttttgggggtgtgtttttaataaataaaaaatgtcactgtattgtataaaaacataatagaatgtaaagaaataaactttaCTGTACGCACTGTAACCCAAAGCAAAGATGGTGAAGTAACTTttaagtcagccccaagtgtcaatgtctttaaatccatccatccattttctgagccgcttcccctcactagggtcgcgggcgtgctggagcctatcccagctatcatcgggcaggaggcggtcgACCGCGTCTTTAaatccatatttaaaaaaaaatatttcaaaaaacattttttccctcatgccttatgattgagcattttagagtatttccacttttaaatgatctttcttgcactgtatgcgacttattttctctttgtatTTAAGTACTTTTAATCAGTCTTGTATTTTTCCCCTTTCTTTTTAAaggcttttaatcatgtaaagcacattgagtttaccttgtatatgaaatgctctataaataaatttgctttgttttgctttacttTAGTATTTGTGTACAGGATGTGAGCCTTTAAGAGGtgtggcctggtgagtgacatcaggagctgctGTAATCTTTTCAAGAACAAAGATGGATTTTTATCAGGATAAGAAGTTATACTTTCTTGGGAATAAAGTAGAAATATAATGATCAAGACAAACATTAATAAGAGGgaagatgaatttgaaaaatacaactttttattctcataatattacgcCTTATTCGTGCAGGAATGCCAGATTTATGCAATTACAGGCGCGGCTTTTAATTGGCCAGGCTAGGGGAGGGTAATTGTTCAATTATGTTGGTTTTGTTGGTAACCCAGTCTTCATATgtaagtatgcatttttttttttttttatatgatccatcataatttattacaaataattttgcGGACCCCAAGCTACGACTTGTGAAACCCTGCAGATCCGTGGACCCCAGTTTGACAACCACGGGTGTACGTAATGAAGCGTCTTCAAAGAGTGTCTACATGTAAATGTTACACACCGACGGTGTTGACAGGGTAGCAGCTGCGGTTCCGCTGTTCAGACCCGGCTGACATGTTGGCGCACGGGGAGCCGCCGGCCTCCATTCGGGCGAAAAGTTCGGGGAACCACATCCACAGACCGTAGTAACTACACACAAGTCGAGTAGAGTCATTTTTACCTACAAAGTGTCAATTATCAACAAAGGTTAGCTCAAGGCACTTTATACATCAATCATGtcaagaatcacactcctcatacATTAAAGAAACCCAATTGAACCCGACATGAGCAAGAATTTCGCGATGGAGGCAAGCAAAAACTCCCTCCAAGGAAGAAACCTCGAACGGAAACCGGCTTGTTGGGAGCGACCATCTGTCTCTGCCACTTGGGttgagatggagagacagagtaAGTAGAGGAATGAAGGGAAGATGGAGAAAGAAAGCAGGATATACGGTAGATGTGGCAGTGGGGGGAGCAacgagagaacaatgggcacaagaACAATCGGCTACACAACAATAATAGTACCATAATGACAGTTACACACAGAGTTGTTCCGAATCCCATCTTGACTCACGGTTTAAACTAAAACGATGGATGACGCTAAATTGATCTGATACTACAGCAGTAGCaacgaccacacacacacacacacacacacacacattcttccAAGACTACTGGACCGGATGGACGTCGTACCCGAAAGAGATGCAGTAAAAGATGACTAGCAGCACGATGCTCCTGGATTTGAGGTTCCCGTCAAACATCTGCCGGACCGGCATCAGACCCTGTTGTGTGGCGATGATAGCAATACAATTATTATACAGCAAAACACTTAATACATTCCAGCAACAATGCCGATAAAAAGACACCAGGTGAGTGACCGGTGTTGCTCCGCAAACACCTTCCTTTTGCCTCCCCGTTACTGTCATTAGTGCCATTGGTagattgcactttataaaaacatacagtaatgtcatTATTAAATGAgaattaaaaactgtttttgtcacataTGGCTTCAATACaatagacattgtgctgctccttctggtgtgcgcaccttggtcaaaagggggcagtataagaaaGACacggtctcagctcctcagtacggcactaatacTAGTTCTTCTTCGAAGAGGATAAAGACAATATgactgagtactgttatattgcctgtctacatgtgttgctgcagtttgtgttcaaatatctgtgaTTTaagggaaaaatacaaataaaaatcgtCCGAACAACGCTTGTATCGCAAATAAAtcgtaagttgggtcactcttatctcaaggcacgactgtacagtggaccccccgCATACCCGcggtccccccaaaaaatatattattatctttttttccacatgtttttcatttttcttttattgttttcattttttagggGGAACCGACCCAGAAAACACTTACTGGCTTACTGAATTTTtgggcttgaaaaaaaaaggatctatTTTTCAATGCAAATTATAATAGCTCTCAATTATccgcggattttcgctattcacggtCGGGCCCAGTCCCTAACCCCCgcactgtatttaactttgtcaTGAGTCTCCTATCGTGTTCACCTGTTTGAGAATAGCGGCGAGTCGTCCACAGGGCTGTCGAATCTCAGTCTTGTGCTCTCTTTGCTTCATGTTCACGTGCAAAGAAAAGTCCTTCAAAAGCGAACACAAGCTTGACATGATTACCACTACTGAACCACAGCCTGTTTTAGACAGCGATCCCGCATAATTGACACATCAGAGACATAGTGACAGAAGATTCCGACAATACCCGCCTTTGcctttttacacagaaccctCTGCTTACTGGGAAAGATGCTCCTTTCCCACGCATGTTGAGTCGGAACATCTGGCGGAAGACGTGGATCGCTTCTCTCTCTCGACCAgcctacaaagacaaaaaacattggaattGTGACTAGATGTCCTTGGACAACTGGGGAATCAGGTCATCAATTGATGTTTATGATCTATGTATGAACGTAGCCGAACCACTCACTTGGTATTTCATTCTGAGTTCAATCTAGGATATGTTATGAACATTTAATACGGTTGGATTAGGTTAGGGTAGGGTTCATTTTAGAACAGAGTTTCATGTGGTTTCTGTAGATACCTCCATGAGGAATTTGGGGCTCTCGGGCATGAACAGCTTGAAGATGAGCGCTGATGTGATGCTTGGGATGGAGCAGAGTACAACGAACACTCGCCAGCTCTGGAAGTCCAGTGGGCCCAGGGAAAAATGCGCCCAGCTTCTGGGGATCACCAACCAGGCCAGgcctttgcacacacacacacacacacacacactttatatataatgacaaaaataataataatgaaaatgtagTTGTTCTGTGGTGCCTTGGCACCTGCAGCCAGAATGTTCCCCGCCATCCAGAAGGTGGCCAGAGCGCTGATCATGGCACCTCGCCTCAGTCGGGGCATAAACTCTGAGAAGTAGGAAAAGATGACAGGAATGGACCCGCCAACCCTGGAGAAAGAAATCAGGGCATTGTTGTCACTATTTTTAATTCTGTCATTACATGCTCCAAAATTGTGGACACGCAACAGTGTCGACTCAATCCCAAACATGGTTTGCTTGCTGCAAACGGAAtatttgattggctggcgaccaagtcagctgggagggCTCCAGCtgacccgtgaccctaatgaggacgaaCGCAACAGAAAACGGAAAGATGGATGAAACCGAACTCCATCCTCCAATGTTCTCACCCCACACCGCTGATGAACCTGAGTAGCAGGAAGAGCCAGAACCACGGCGCCGCGCTGGCCAGGCCTCCGAACAGGCCGTTGACGGTCAGGGAGACCACCAAGACTCTGCTGCGCCCCCTCCGGTCGGCCATGTAACCCCACATGTAGCCGCCCACCATCATGCCTGGCAGACAGGATGGGGGTCCGTTTCATCGACTGTCGGGACCGAAATATTTTAGAAAGGCGGGCGTTGACCGACCGAGGAAAATGGAGGCGGTCAGCAGGCCCATGTCGGATGAGCTGAGCAGGAGGTCGCAGCGGGCGGTGGGCAGCAGGAAGGAGACGCCCACGATCTCGACGGCGTCGCTGGCGTTAGCCCAGCCGcacaccagcagcagcagccagtgGAACGAGCCGAAGCCTGAAAACAGGAAGCACGGCACACAAAAGTTCAGCCGCGATGTGATAGCTGACTAAACTAGTTTTCCATTATTGTGAAATCGGTCTAAAATGGCTGAAACTGAAAGTATgagtgccatgtttttgtgaaacATCTTAAAAGGATTATGAAAGATTGACTATTATGTTTATACACCACCGTAAGACAACTTACGTTTTGCATGGAGAGAGAAGCGCTACACTAACCGTTCAGTTTTACAATAAAGAGCTTATTGATTAACCATGCCGTGTCTCTGTTTCATTGCTAGAGCAGATACTacattatattgtctgtctttatATTGTTTGGTCAATTTGGCTGACGTGAGGATTTAAGGCTGCTCATCATGTCGCGCTACTCTTAGCCTTTCCAGATGGGCGTGCATGGAtacttttgttgtattttaggaAAGAATTTTTCgaatttttaatcaaatattaacaCATGCTTGAGGCCCCACTACTAGTTTACTACGCAAACATCACCACCTGTTGGTTTTGTTGACTTCAGGATTTAACTGTCATTGCGGCGTGGAAAAGTCAACGTGTCACTTTGTCGCTTCAACGCTTATCGTTGTGTGTTATTACACACCCAAGTAAGTTGTTCATTTGCTGCCTATTTGGGAAAATGAGTGAGCGTGCGAGGAGTTCTGCACAGCCACCCCGCTGTTACATCGGTGTGGGGCTCATTTACATCATAGCCGCCACCCACACCGCGTCTCTCTGCCCCATGACATGATCAACTAGGCTAGGCGAAGATCCACAGACACTCGTTTGGAGTCTGGTCGGCGCACCGCGCTGTCCGAGGCCCTATCATGCCGAAACGGCCGCGACGCACCCCCGTTATCATGTCAAAGTCAGCGAACAGCTTGAGCGTTTGATAACCGGCACAGACATGAGTGCTCGGTGAATTTCTCGACACAGAGGGGGAAGTTTGTGTTTATGTGCCACATCCATGCAGTGGTGTGACTAAagtgttctttttaaaaaacatttttaaagactAAACAAGTAAAAATTAAGTCAAGCAGTGTAtattaaaacatcaaaacagtCATTTGTGTACTCTCCCTTAACTGTGATGATGAGCGACTGATACATGCACTTAGGAGGCGAGTCTCTTTGCATAAAAGAGAACACTGCTGATTTCACATTTGATTCTGACTTGACTCGTGATCCCATCCTTCCAAGATGGTGTCCCATTTTCAATTACCTGCTGCCTCGATGGCTTCCTCGTATGTCAATCTGGTGCGTGCGTCCTCATCAGCATTGCGTTCGTTTGATGTGCTCCTCTCAAATAAAGTTtcacctaaataaataaataaaaactctgAGTAATTGGTACAAATTGGTCTTTACTCCCTCTTCTGGGGAATCTTTGGCCCGATACAGTGTAATTgccaaaaagcaaagaaaaacaataattacactatgagattaaagtcatacattttcgggaaaataaagttggaaatgtATTAGCTTCATTTGTaaaattacgagaataaagtttctGTTTTTCTAATTTTAGAGAAAAAGAAGCACCGGTATATTTCCTGGATTAAAGTATTACTGTTACGACTTTAGTCTCGTACGagaatattgttgtatttttacaaaGGTGAAGTGAAGACGGATATCACAGGAGCAGTTTGGTGGCCTGTGTAAAGATGAGCAGTGTAGAGGTTCATGTCAAgttatataatattaaaaacagtGAGGATGATAGACAAAATTTTGGCTCCTGAGGGAGCATTTACCCCCTAACCACAATGTTTCTGCAGTCACTTCACATTTCTGATACTAATTATTGATTAATATGATGGTGATGTGCCAAAATACTGGGGTAGATTTCATTCTCAGAATATTACAACGTTAATCTAAAAAATGTATGGCTTTATTTCTCAAAATCATacacttttattcttgtaaaattattaatttaatacTCAATATGTTATTTTTTACGATGAAAATAGAGTTTTATATTGATAACAATATTGTTTTATCCTGAATATAGCACagttttctaaaaatatataataatataatctcATAAAGTTACGAATCATGTAGTGTAATTACAATTTATGACCAAACATATACAGCGattattacacatttttttctaaaatgcatccttccatccattttctgagccgtttatcctcacaagggtcacgggagtgcaggctacaccctgaactggttgccagccaattgctgggcacatacaaacaaacaaccattcgcactcatattcacacctaagggcaatttagagtcttcaattaacctagcatgcatgtttttgggatgtgggaggaaaccggagtgcccggagaaaagccacgaacatgcaaactccagaaaggcggggccgggatttgcaccccggtcctcagaactgtgagtcagacgctctaaccagtcgttcaccgtgccgccttctaaaatgcaaacaaataaaacctttcCACTCGTGAATGGTTAATATCAAGGATACCATAAAATGTGATGCTAGCAACTACCTAAATACGCGTAACATCACAAGTAACTTGATAAAATATATTGCGTGTAAAATAAGAAACGAAAATGCATTGAAAAATGAATCAATTTGTTTACATTCCAaaaagtgcttaatttcgaCTTTGTTGAACAATCCCGGCTAAAcgaaacatttaaatattaaataattaacAAAATACTCCTGGTTCATAAAGAACCGGCTcgatttttctttgatttttattttttttcaccttcatTATCCGAGTCCGCCTCGTTGTACAGCTGACGTTTTCCAGAGAGAAGCGGCTCTTCATCTCCGGTTGAATTGACAGAAGGCATCCCCAAACTCGGTTGTCATTTGCAGTCAGGCAAACTGCTCCTTCGCTGCCCTGCCAcgagtctttgtttttttttttttcaagccgcCGAGTTTGCTCAATAGGTCCCGTGACTGAGCCGCTCAAGCAGGTTGCGAGCGACTTGGCTAGGCTAGCTCGCTAAGCTAACCAGGAAGTGAAGCTGGCGCCTAGTTTATAGAGATGACGAGAAGACTAGATACGCCAGGGCGCTGTGGCAACCCAACTAATAGACGTGCCTACTTGGAGGCCATGTTGGAAGAGGCGACGTCCCCGTCAAAGGCAAAGCATGGACATTGCAATTcagtcataacttgctcatcTCTTCAACCGAGTTTCGTTCGGTTTACGTGTTTGTCAACACTAAGCGTGTTATATCAATACagaatatttttaaagaagCCCAATCTGTAAAAGGGTAATTCTCAGTTCTCTTGCTGTGCGTTGTTGTGACTATTTCCAGCACAATGTAGTGGTTTCCTTGTTCTTTGGCATTTGACGTCCACAGACGGAATGCGCTAACGACTTTGCCCCTACTTCATTAGCAGTGCTGtagtgccgcttatcctcacaagggtcgcgggagtgctgtagcctatccccgccatcatcgggtaggaggcgaggtacaccctgaactggttgccagccaatcgcagggcacatacaaacaaacaatttacgggcaatttagagtcttcaattaacatatcatgcatgtttttgggatgtgggaggaaaccggagagcccggagaaaacccacgcaggcacgtggagaacatgcaaactccacacaggcggggattgaaccccggtccgcagaactgtgagaggcagacgctctaacctgttgaccactgtgccgcctcatATCCTCCTATAGTGTAAACGAAAGTTTGGACACTCCCCGCACTGCTCTGGTTAAATTGGCGTCACATGAGTTATTGGCACCATGTTGTTACCCAGCGTCTCATTccaaccccccgccccctgcAATAGGCGTCTATTTAATTGTGGTGGCTTTGCACagttttttgccattttgtccAAATAGTTTATTGTGTCGCTGTAGGCTGTTCCGCTTGTCAGAACAGAGACAGAAAGACTacgtatttattttaaaacaaaaataaagtgacCATTTCTTTTCGTGTTCCTTTATGGTAAGTAGTAGCTAGTCGCTGTCAAATATTGCTAACAGTCAATTGTTTTAGCGTGTTAAAAATTAACTCGTACTCGACGTACTTCCCTATTGGCTGGGATGACgtgtcaataaagtttattcaaagaaaatacaaatgcatgtATTAAACATATAATTGCATATTAGGTTAACATTATGCGATATTAAACACACTGAGGttactttgtttgtttatgaatATTGAAAGGTGCCAGCGCACATAGCTGGCCAAGACTTCTTTGCGCTAGCAGGTTAGCTCGCTAAGCTAACCAGGAAGGACGAAGTGACAGCGGCGGTTTATTAGCGTCGCGCCCCCCTTCTCCCCTCCTCCTGCCTCGCTCCACTGTCGACTTCGGAGCACTTCCACCGTCCCCCGGGCGTCACTTTCCACAGACGTGTTTGCGTGCGCTCGCATGGGCAGAGGAGGAGTACACCGAAATCTTCCGAAAAGCCCACGCTCTCCGTCGTCTGTCGTGCCTCGTCTCTCTGTCAAGTTTTTAAAGCGAATTGAAGATGGCGACCAGCTCGGAGCGCAGTCCTCCTCCGTTCCCTGACTCCGGAGACGCCGCAGGCCGAGGCAGCGATGAAGACGACGGAGACGACCTCTTCATGAGTGTGGTACGGACGGTCCCAAACTTTTTCCCCACGACCGCTTGTGTCAGTCAGCTCACTCGGCTAACTGTCACTGACGGTTAGCCATAGCAATGCGTGGACGGTGGTGGTGGGGGCTGGGAAACCAGTctccactttttttgttgttttagaaaAAGGTTTTTACTCGCATCCACATGGTTGCCTAAAAGTGACACATTTTGCTTTGTTATGCGATGTTTACTTTAACGTGAACCCCTATGTGATTCTTTATTCCCTTAACTGAGACGTCGTCTTTTAATTGCCTGTGATCGTTTGGGTGCGAGTGGACGGACAAACATGTTGTGCAtcgttattaatattattatattttgggATGTGTTGGCTTTTGCGATTCTGAATAAGTGGTGGTTCCTAATTTGACTGAagattacaacaacaaaaaagtggcCCTAGCACACAAGGATGGAGCCATGTCTCCTGTCATGTGAGCGGGCGGTGGTCACGTGGTTAGAACCCGGATGTTTTCGCTTCAAAGttcaaaaggggaaaaaaagaagactgcAATTTGGGGAAAAGGCTGACTCTGCAGCTTTTGCACAAAACACACAGCAAATGTGCCAACTTGCTTCCCCCCCCTTACTGAGTGagccctttttttgggggggggggcatcatttggaagtaattacataattaaacaaTCACTTAAATGTTTTATCAACAGTCAATAAAGTGGATGACTAGTGTTGCAGTACGGATTGGAAGTTTATCGAGTCAGGTGAAgctttgtatagcccttaatcacaaaagagccTCAAAGCCTTCataggcccacagttgacaaagatagGTGACATCCTCTGATCTAACTTGTACTGTGTAATTCCGCCACCCACTGGACTGGAGTAGAACATCATACACTggatcatccatccacccaagccatccattttctatagcgcttgtcttcTTTAGGGTCCTGGGTGGGCCGGACCCAaccgcagctgactttgggcgggcGGCCGGGTCCCCCTtgactgttcgccagccaattggaggacacataaagacaaacaaccatttatactCGTGTTCATGGATGGTGTAGCATTGTCAGTGAGCCTACtgtgcattatttttattttagtttatatatatttttggggaatgtgggaggatgaAGTTTGCAATTCTGCTCGTTTTCTTATTGTTAGGAATTTACATTGTTTAAATTATAATTAGGATTGattaaagatgaaaacaaagaggaaaaatgcaGAAATGTACATTCAACGCATGTTCTTAGCTGAGTGATATTTCTTCTTCGTTGCCAGAGCGACTCCTCACTTAGCGAGGTGCCGTCAGTCAGCCGGCCCAGTGACGATTTGACGACTCCTCCCAGTGACGCCACAAGCGACCCCGCGAGTGACCTCATCAGCAGCGGGTCGGGATCCAAAACGCTGAGCGACAATTTGACGACACCTCCCAGTGACGTCATGAGCGACGCGGTTGGCGGCAGCTCGGGATCTAAAACGCCGAGCGAGCCTTCCGACGAGTTTGATGACCTCACAGGCAACTGGATGAGTCCGGCCGTCTCGGTCGCTTCCAGATGTGAAGCGAGAGCCTCCAGTGAAAACCCTTTTAACGATGATTTCGTTGACATACTGGGAAGCGAAACTGAACCACAGCAACAGGAAGTTGAGGTCGGGGATGTAGGTGAAAGCTGGTCGGATGAGTGTGGTAACGCAAAAGAGGAAGTAAAAGAAACCGCACCGCTTTTAGATGTCAGTTTGTCAGTGGATCCCGAACCACAGCTATCTAGCAAAATAGTCGACCCTCTAGCGGACTTCTTTGACGATCCTCTCCCCGCTGCGGGCCAGAAGCAAAGCGCTGCCGCGGACCTGTTCGAAGACGAGGGCAGCGACTTGTTCGCCGACCCGCGGCAGATCAGATCCGCCAGGCCACCTCAGAAGATCCTCTTCGGCGAGCCTGATGAGGATCTCTTCGGGGAGCCGCTGGGCACCAAGAAGTACCCCGCTGCTGAAGAGCCGCAGGCCGAGCCTCTTGCAGACAAGTCCCCGAGCGGCGACGGCAAAGCGGGCCGGGGACCGCTGCTGGGGCGTAACCACGGCGACCTCTTCACAGAGGAAGCCGTCGCCCCCAGCAACAGCTCTCTCCTCAACTCCCGGACGAACGGGGTCCATGTGGAAGAAAGCTCCGATATATTTGCAGGTGAGTCCtctagttttgaaaaaaataattaaataatataaaaaaatcatgcCAATTATATATAATGAGCAACAATTAGTCGAAGATTTTTGCAATTTGCAGTTGGGCTAACGCCCGCAAATAGCAGTCCATTGCAGTTCACttcaaaaattaaaactcaTAAATAGATTGAATTCATgacacactgaaatatttcatgatttttttgatTATATGATTTTCATGATTATAACTTCCAGCTTATAATGGAAAGCCACAATTATCCATCTCAAGAAACGTTTATTCTCAAGGACCAcgtacaattttttattatttttttaagtgtattttttttaaatgggacagataggccaggtcatttgtagatccatccattaataaattttctgtaccacttatcctcactagggtcgcgggtatactggaccctatcccagctaactgcggtcAGCAaatgggatacaccctgaactggtcgccagccaatcgcagggcacatataaacaaacaacccttcacactcacatccatacctatggacaatttagagtcttcaattagcctaccgtgcatgtttttggaatgggggaggaaaccgtagtacccggagaaaacccacacaggcacggggagaacatgcaaactcctcataggcgaggccggatttgaacccgggtcctcagaactgtgaggcggatgtgctaaccagttgggcactgtgccgcctcatttgtagatgaggcagaaaattaaataagtggATGTATAATTGTCcacttttaataataaatatacattcaaatttccatccatccattttctgagctgcttctcctcactagggtcacgggcatgctggagcctatcccagctatcattaggtaggaggcggggtataccctgaactggttgccagccaatcgcagggcacatacagacaaccatt includes these proteins:
- the sv2 gene encoding synaptic vesicle glycoprotein 2C isoform X1 — protein: MPSVNSTGDEEPLLSGKRQLYNEADSDNEGETLFERSTSNERNADEDARTRLTYEEAIEAAGFGSFHWLLLLVCGWANASDAVEIVGVSFLLPTARCDLLLSSSDMGLLTASIFLGMMVGGYMWGYMADRRGRSRVLVVSLTVNGLFGGLASAAPWFWLFLLLRFISGVGVGGSIPVIFSYFSEFMPRLRRGAMISALATFWMAGNILAAGLAWLVIPRSWAHFSLGPLDFQSWRVFVVLCSIPSITSALIFKLFMPESPKFLMEAGREREAIHVFRQMFRLNMRGKGASFPDFSLHVNMKQREHKTEIRQPCGRLAAILKQGLMPVRQMFDGNLKSRSIVLLVIFYCISFGYYGLWMWFPELFARMEAGGSPCANMSAGSEQRNRSCYPVNTVVYEEGFFIAAANLPGNIFTILVIDNVGGKLLLSGSLLMSSLSVFLIYVVQTKTQSLVLSCLFSGVSVITWNALDVVGTELYPTQLRSSALGFFAGAGRVAAITGNMAFGNLVDSDCAVPVLLVSVVLLAGGMAAFFLPRSKQTELT
- the sv2 gene encoding synaptic vesicle glycoprotein 2B isoform X2, whose translation is MPSVNSTGDEEPLLSGKRQLYNEADSDNEGETLFERSTSNERNADEDARTRLTYEEAIEAAGFGSFHWLLLLVCGWANASDAVEIVGVSFLLPTARCDLLLSSSDMGLLTASIFLGMMVGGYMWGYMADRRGRSRVLVVSLTVNGLFGGLASAAPWFWLFLLLRFISGVGVGGSIPVIFSYFSEFMPRLRRGAMISALATFWMAGNILAAGLAWLVIPRSWAHFSLGPLDFQSWRVFVVLCSIPSITSALIFKLFMPESPKFLMEAGREREAIHVFRQMFRLNMRGKGASFPDFSLHVNMKQREHKTEIRQPCGRLAAILKQGLMPVRQMFDGNLKSRSIVLLVIFYCISFGYYGLWMWFPELFARMEAGGSPCANMSAGSEQRNRSCYPVNTVVYEEGFFIAAANLPGNIFTILVIDNVGGKLLLSGSLLMSSLSVFLIYVVQTKTQSLVLSCLFSGVSVITWNALDVVGTELYPTQLRCSR